A window of the Isosphaera pallida ATCC 43644 genome harbors these coding sequences:
- a CDS encoding Ig-like domain-containing protein has translation MGGQPRETSDQRDWNDQQPGDTPQSERALAGRHPIRRRPARRSEIRVESLENRQLLTDGIFARLTGAITPTQRVDVRPFTVSPDDFAFPAATGGPVLMTVTIVATGNRSLDPAAVRIVPTGGSPAPQILAQRQDNPASPNSRIGRSATATVALAPGSYELQVRADRNTSGPYAALFRLAGDVNGDFQVNQIDQNAYNQQLQRRAPQRPPANFDLNLDGRLTLADSKIAALNLFSSTRIRPVSFLTLGVAREFDPNGDGIVTDGRIVLTGVTQPGSTVRLDQGDDGIFDQTTIADATGRYGFTVDLPFGATNFRVETRDAFGQRFVSDLQVRRIPDLTPPTIQILSPAQNIQVSQNVTIVGRVSDNLTVASAIRVEAQINVGPFLTVPVEADGTFRLTTGLPLDGSADGLQIITFRAIDGSGNVSETAVYRFNLQTDSPTGQLVNPDLIYSARPTLEIRFSRPMAPAAFLPENYFLLVTAGIEAGRIVPIRNAVAGPQGDSVFLIPEPPLTAEFYQIIPTGLVTDLAGNRVRLIDALGNPLDGLPFRVDPIIPVLQTVDISNAVNPVQPSFDLTFSEAMGEGAFVTGGYVVTIEGGPNSGQVVPLREVINLNQFDRRTARLVFERPPADGSYRITLTRRVTDLAGNVIDVGQPRIVTLELRNPTASINVPPLLNEPVTSIQVRFSEPMSNFTFNAVNYQLRIVGGPNDGQVVPLASVARFDAQSLSIIPASPLLNQRYRLILGPGITDLAGKPLDPPTTFDFVPDTIRPRASLAISGTQTQSISSFDVLFSEPMADSAFERLQYELFVLEGPGQGLPAPIFSVTRISPQTARINLAAPLANGRFRLFLGLGVTDLAGNVAVSEGFLEFAVDSTRPTAALSVSGVSAGTLSFLDVTFSEPMGLTAFQPQSYTLTFLGGPAITGLTVVQLDPRTVRLIPPQPLTDGNFRLTLDANLTDRVGNALIGQRVFEFSVRAVAPTATVSPMNALPDGAVNAVAVTYSRAMNPAAFQASVYQLIGPDGRSLPIRQVERINGSTARVGFDPLAPGTYFLRIDGPVADSGGIALVEPRLFSFVAPTSPQQAPPPFALASTTGGVSTLIDSLDLLFSQPMSAAAFEPASYQLVRLETRPTVPPIVEELPIGVAAVERLSPTQARLIFTGTLPNGTYRLRASEAVVDLASPARPLVTRDFPFDVAVVGGADVIPPRVETILPVNPVISNGLVSFDLVFSEVVSLGAFDIANYRLQVRTGFDAQNRPIFQDLPIASIESVGGPGASVSVARITPRVPLTNSDEYRLVIDASRVDPITGEVLEFRTPSRIRDLAGNPLEGERIRPLLVRPINPDDLVPPRATIDLPAIVVNDLRDIEVFYDEPMAGAAFTAAGYRLVRTDGQPLQPGLTVTVQFLDAARARVSFSEALVDGPYQLRIQPEVTDLAGNPVTAPTVFGFEVRRQAPTLANVLVGTQTVPDGGVATLASNTIDLRFNQRMGLSAFQSASYVLTRLDNGQTIPAVSVVQADGDATARLVFANALPNAPYELTLLPSVVNAVGAPVTTTSFRFTVNATGGSTSSPIATLSRPAPNRIELAYSVEMAATAFLVSSYTLTNALGNVVPIALATRFDAQTVRLVLPANLTPGNYTLAISPTVVDRNGQPVAVGSRLLTFTV, from the coding sequence ATGGGCGGCCAACCGCGCGAAACGAGCGACCAACGGGATTGGAACGACCAACAGCCGGGCGACACCCCTCAATCGGAGCGGGCCCTTGCCGGACGCCATCCGATAAGGCGTCGGCCCGCACGGCGTTCGGAGATCCGGGTCGAGTCGTTGGAAAACCGTCAGTTGTTGACCGACGGGATTTTCGCCCGTCTGACCGGGGCGATCACCCCGACTCAGCGGGTCGATGTGCGTCCCTTCACAGTCTCGCCCGACGATTTCGCCTTTCCCGCGGCCACGGGGGGGCCGGTGTTGATGACCGTCACGATTGTCGCCACAGGCAATCGGTCGTTGGATCCGGCGGCGGTGAGGATTGTGCCGACTGGTGGTTCGCCCGCTCCTCAAATCCTGGCGCAGCGGCAGGACAATCCTGCGTCCCCCAACTCGCGGATCGGTCGTTCAGCCACCGCAACGGTCGCCCTCGCGCCGGGATCATATGAGCTTCAAGTGCGGGCCGACCGCAACACCTCAGGGCCGTATGCTGCCCTGTTCCGGCTGGCGGGTGACGTCAATGGCGATTTTCAGGTCAACCAGATCGACCAGAACGCCTACAACCAGCAGCTTCAGCGTCGGGCTCCTCAGCGTCCCCCCGCCAACTTCGATCTTAACCTGGATGGCCGCCTGACGCTGGCCGACTCCAAAATCGCGGCGCTCAACCTCTTCTCCTCGACCCGGATTCGCCCAGTCAGCTTCCTGACCCTGGGCGTGGCCCGCGAGTTCGACCCCAACGGTGACGGCATCGTCACCGATGGTCGCATCGTCCTTACCGGCGTGACTCAACCCGGTTCCACCGTCCGGCTAGACCAAGGCGACGACGGCATCTTCGACCAGACCACGATCGCTGACGCCACGGGACGCTACGGCTTCACCGTCGATCTCCCCTTCGGCGCGACCAACTTCCGGGTCGAAACCCGCGACGCCTTCGGCCAACGGTTCGTCAGCGACCTCCAGGTGCGCCGCATCCCCGACCTGACCCCACCAACCATCCAGATTCTCAGTCCGGCCCAAAACATTCAGGTTTCGCAAAACGTCACGATTGTGGGCCGGGTGTCGGACAACCTAACGGTCGCTAGCGCGATTCGGGTGGAGGCGCAGATCAACGTCGGACCGTTCCTGACGGTTCCAGTGGAGGCGGACGGCACGTTCCGCCTGACCACTGGCTTGCCACTCGACGGCAGCGCCGACGGGCTCCAAATCATCACCTTCCGGGCGATCGACGGCTCGGGCAACGTGTCGGAAACGGCGGTCTACCGCTTCAACCTGCAAACCGACTCGCCCACCGGCCAACTGGTCAACCCCGACTTGATCTACTCGGCCCGTCCCACTTTAGAGATTCGGTTCAGCCGGCCGATGGCTCCCGCGGCGTTTCTGCCCGAAAACTATTTCCTATTGGTGACCGCCGGGATCGAGGCAGGACGGATCGTGCCGATTCGAAACGCGGTGGCCGGTCCCCAGGGAGACTCGGTCTTCCTGATCCCTGAACCTCCTTTGACGGCTGAGTTTTACCAGATCATCCCCACCGGCTTGGTGACCGACCTGGCGGGCAACCGGGTGCGTCTGATCGACGCGCTGGGCAACCCGCTGGATGGCCTGCCGTTCCGGGTCGATCCTATCATCCCGGTGCTGCAAACGGTGGACATTTCCAACGCGGTCAACCCTGTGCAACCCAGCTTCGACCTGACGTTTTCGGAAGCGATGGGCGAAGGGGCGTTTGTCACCGGCGGCTACGTTGTCACGATCGAGGGCGGTCCCAACTCCGGCCAGGTGGTGCCGCTGCGTGAGGTCATTAACCTCAATCAGTTCGACCGCCGCACCGCGCGGCTCGTTTTTGAACGACCGCCCGCCGACGGCTCGTACCGGATCACTTTGACCCGCCGCGTGACCGACCTGGCGGGCAACGTCATCGACGTGGGCCAACCCCGGATCGTCACGTTGGAACTGCGCAACCCAACTGCCTCGATCAATGTACCGCCTCTGCTCAATGAGCCGGTGACCTCGATCCAGGTCCGGTTCTCCGAACCGATGTCCAACTTCACCTTCAACGCGGTCAACTACCAACTGCGGATTGTGGGCGGCCCCAACGACGGCCAGGTAGTGCCTCTGGCCTCGGTTGCCCGGTTCGACGCCCAGTCGTTGAGCATCATCCCCGCCTCGCCTCTGCTCAACCAGCGTTATCGCTTGATCTTGGGGCCGGGCATCACCGACCTGGCGGGCAAGCCGCTCGATCCGCCCACCACCTTCGACTTCGTGCCCGACACGATCCGTCCCAGGGCTTCGCTGGCGATCTCGGGAACGCAAACCCAGTCGATCTCCTCGTTCGACGTGTTGTTCAGCGAGCCAATGGCCGACTCGGCGTTCGAGCGCCTGCAATATGAACTCTTCGTGCTGGAGGGACCGGGCCAGGGGCTGCCTGCGCCGATTTTCTCGGTAACGCGGATTAGCCCACAAACCGCCCGGATCAATCTGGCCGCGCCACTGGCCAATGGCCGATTCCGCCTGTTCCTAGGTCTAGGGGTGACCGACCTGGCGGGCAACGTGGCGGTGAGCGAAGGGTTTCTGGAGTTCGCGGTCGATTCGACCCGACCGACCGCCGCGTTGAGCGTCTCGGGGGTCTCCGCCGGCACTCTGAGCTTCCTGGACGTGACCTTCTCCGAGCCGATGGGTCTGACGGCGTTCCAGCCCCAGAGCTACACTCTGACCTTCCTAGGCGGCCCGGCGATCACCGGCCTAACCGTCGTCCAACTCGACCCCCGCACCGTCCGCCTGATTCCCCCCCAACCTCTCACCGACGGCAACTTCCGCCTGACCCTCGACGCTAACCTCACTGACCGGGTCGGCAATGCGTTGATCGGTCAACGGGTCTTCGAGTTCTCGGTGAGAGCCGTCGCCCCCACCGCGACGGTCTCGCCGATGAACGCCCTGCCCGATGGCGCGGTCAACGCGGTGGCCGTCACCTACTCGCGGGCCATGAACCCGGCTGCGTTTCAAGCGTCGGTTTATCAATTGATCGGTCCCGACGGCCGGTCGTTGCCAATCCGCCAGGTGGAACGGATCAACGGCTCGACGGCGCGGGTGGGCTTCGACCCGCTCGCGCCCGGCACCTACTTCCTGCGCATCGACGGTCCAGTGGCCGACTCGGGGGGCATCGCCCTGGTCGAGCCTCGGCTGTTTTCGTTCGTAGCACCAACCTCGCCGCAACAGGCTCCGCCTCCCTTCGCCCTGGCTTCGACCACGGGTGGGGTCTCGACTCTGATCGACTCGCTCGACCTGCTCTTCAGCCAACCGATGAGCGCCGCGGCGTTCGAGCCGGCCTCTTATCAACTCGTGCGGTTGGAAACCCGACCCACCGTGCCGCCGATTGTCGAGGAGTTGCCAATTGGAGTCGCGGCGGTGGAACGGCTCTCACCCACCCAGGCCCGTCTGATCTTCACCGGCACCTTGCCCAACGGCACCTATCGTCTGCGGGCCTCCGAAGCGGTGGTCGATCTGGCTTCGCCCGCCCGTCCATTGGTGACACGTGACTTCCCCTTCGACGTGGCGGTGGTCGGGGGAGCCGACGTGATCCCGCCCCGAGTCGAGACGATCCTGCCGGTCAACCCGGTCATCTCCAACGGCCTGGTCTCATTCGACCTGGTCTTTTCAGAGGTCGTGAGCCTCGGGGCCTTCGACATCGCTAACTATCGCCTCCAGGTCCGAACCGGCTTCGACGCGCAAAACCGGCCGATTTTCCAGGACCTGCCGATCGCCTCGATCGAGTCGGTGGGCGGTCCCGGGGCGTCGGTTTCGGTGGCGCGGATCACCCCGCGGGTGCCTCTCACCAACTCTGACGAATATCGTCTGGTGATCGATGCCTCGCGGGTCGATCCAATCACCGGCGAAGTATTGGAGTTCCGCACCCCCAGCCGCATCCGCGACCTGGCAGGCAATCCCCTGGAAGGCGAACGGATTCGGCCCCTGCTCGTCCGACCAATCAATCCCGACGACTTGGTGCCGCCCCGCGCTACCATCGACCTGCCGGCGATCGTGGTCAATGACCTGCGTGACATTGAAGTGTTCTACGATGAACCGATGGCCGGAGCCGCCTTCACCGCCGCGGGTTACCGCCTAGTCCGCACCGATGGCCAACCGCTTCAACCAGGGCTGACCGTGACCGTTCAGTTCCTCGACGCCGCCCGCGCCCGCGTGAGCTTCTCCGAGGCGCTCGTGGATGGTCCCTACCAACTGCGAATTCAGCCAGAGGTCACCGACCTGGCGGGCAACCCAGTGACAGCCCCGACCGTCTTCGGCTTCGAGGTGCGTCGTCAGGCTCCGACCCTCGCCAACGTGTTGGTCGGCACCCAAACGGTGCCGGACGGCGGCGTGGCCACTCTCGCCTCCAACACAATCGACCTGCGGTTCAACCAGCGGATGGGGCTCAGCGCGTTCCAATCGGCGTCGTATGTGTTGACCCGTTTGGATAACGGCCAGACGATCCCAGCCGTCTCGGTGGTCCAGGCCGACGGCGACGCGACCGCCCGCCTGGTCTTCGCCAACGCTTTGCCCAACGCCCCCTACGAGTTGACTCTGCTGCCCTCGGTCGTCAACGCAGTGGGTGCGCCCGTCACCACGACGAGCTTCCGATTCACAGTCAACGCCACGGGCGGTTCGACCTCCTCGCCGATCGCCACGCTCTCTCGTCCGGCCCCCAACCGGATCGAACTGGCCTATTCGGTCGAAATGGCCGCCACCGCGTTCCTCGTCTCCAGCTACACCCTCACTAACGCGCTGGGCAACGTGGTACCGATCGCCTTGGCGACCCGTTTCGACGCCCAAACGGTGCGTTTGGTGCTGCCCGCTAACCTCACCCCCGGCAACTACACCCTGGCCATCTCCCCCACCGTGGTGGACCGCAACGGTCAACCGGTCGCGGTTGGTTCCCGCCTGCTGACTTTCACGGTGTGA
- a CDS encoding YgiQ family radical SAM protein, with product MSGSLGSSASFVGIETLGTPPAPTTREEMKARGWDKVDIVLVSGDAYIDHPAFAAGILYRVLEAAGYRVAVLPQPDWRSCEPWRMFGRPRLFFGVSAGNMDSMINHYTANKKVRNDDAYSPGGRIGLRPDRATMPYCQRAREAFPGVPVIAGGVEASLRRLAHYDYWSDTVKRSILLDSKADLVVFGMGEEPILEIARRLAAGEPVTALRDMRGVAYALGAKEPRPEDALVIPSYEEVKTDKRKFALATKIIHQETNPFNARKLIQAHGDQAVVANPPSLPVTQERMDWIYDLPYTRRPHPRYRGEPIPAFEMIKDSVTIMRGCFGGCTFCSITAHQGRIIQSRSKESILAELRKIGRDPEFKGVVSDIGGPTANMYQMRCTKPEAEAKCKRLSCVYPKVCKLLGTDHGPVVELMRESRQVEGVRKVMVASGVRMDLAQQSPEYLDELAAHHVSGQLKVAPEHVNSGVLARMKKPDNIDFVGFTRKFREASARAGKNQRIVPYFIASHPGSDLEAMIELAVFLKRNNYKPDQVQDFIPAPFDIATCMYYTGIDPFTGEEVHSAKKLRDRKLQRALLQFFKPENYFAVREALLEAGRKDLIGSGPECLIPANPPREARMARMRAAAKSLGEGRYVHTIANPSQGEPPDGCGSGEFKPTGYRPGRTSAKRRQDRKKRGAGRARLS from the coding sequence ATGAGTGGTTCCTTGGGGTCTTCGGCCTCGTTCGTGGGGATCGAGACGCTGGGGACGCCGCCCGCACCCACGACGCGGGAGGAGATGAAGGCGCGGGGTTGGGACAAGGTGGATATTGTTCTGGTTAGCGGCGACGCCTATATCGACCATCCGGCATTCGCGGCCGGGATTTTGTACCGGGTGTTGGAGGCGGCCGGTTATCGCGTCGCGGTGTTGCCCCAACCGGATTGGCGAAGCTGCGAGCCGTGGCGGATGTTTGGGCGTCCCCGGCTCTTTTTCGGCGTTTCGGCCGGCAACATGGACAGCATGATCAACCATTACACCGCCAACAAGAAGGTCCGTAACGACGACGCCTATTCGCCGGGCGGACGGATCGGCCTGCGTCCCGACCGGGCCACGATGCCCTATTGCCAGAGGGCGCGGGAGGCGTTTCCTGGCGTGCCGGTGATCGCCGGCGGGGTTGAGGCGTCGCTGCGGCGGTTGGCCCATTACGACTACTGGTCCGACACGGTCAAACGCTCGATCCTGCTGGACAGCAAGGCCGACCTGGTGGTCTTCGGTATGGGCGAGGAGCCGATTCTGGAGATCGCCCGACGCTTGGCCGCGGGCGAGCCGGTGACAGCGTTGCGCGACATGCGCGGGGTCGCCTATGCTTTGGGGGCCAAGGAGCCTCGCCCTGAGGATGCTTTGGTCATCCCGTCTTATGAAGAGGTCAAGACTGACAAGCGCAAGTTTGCGTTGGCGACGAAGATCATCCACCAGGAAACCAACCCGTTCAACGCCCGCAAGCTGATCCAGGCCCACGGTGATCAAGCAGTGGTGGCCAACCCACCGAGCCTGCCGGTGACCCAGGAGCGGATGGATTGGATTTACGACCTGCCCTACACCCGACGCCCCCACCCGCGTTACCGCGGCGAGCCGATTCCCGCCTTCGAGATGATCAAGGATTCGGTGACGATCATGCGCGGCTGCTTCGGCGGTTGCACCTTTTGCTCGATCACCGCCCATCAGGGTCGAATCATCCAATCGCGCTCGAAGGAGTCGATCCTGGCCGAACTCCGCAAGATTGGTCGAGATCCGGAGTTCAAAGGGGTTGTCTCCGACATCGGCGGGCCGACGGCCAATATGTATCAGATGCGCTGCACCAAGCCGGAGGCCGAGGCCAAATGCAAACGGCTCTCGTGCGTGTATCCCAAGGTGTGCAAGCTGCTAGGAACCGATCACGGTCCGGTGGTCGAACTGATGCGGGAGAGCCGCCAGGTTGAAGGAGTTCGCAAGGTCATGGTGGCTTCGGGGGTGCGGATGGACTTGGCCCAACAGTCGCCGGAATACCTCGACGAATTGGCAGCGCATCACGTGTCGGGACAACTCAAGGTCGCGCCTGAGCATGTGAATTCAGGCGTGCTGGCGCGGATGAAGAAGCCGGACAACATCGACTTCGTGGGTTTCACTCGCAAGTTCCGCGAAGCCAGCGCCCGGGCGGGCAAGAACCAACGGATCGTGCCCTACTTCATCGCCTCGCACCCTGGTAGCGACCTGGAGGCAATGATCGAACTGGCGGTCTTCCTCAAACGCAACAACTACAAGCCGGACCAGGTGCAGGACTTCATCCCCGCACCATTCGACATCGCCACCTGCATGTATTACACCGGGATCGACCCGTTCACCGGCGAAGAGGTGCATTCGGCCAAGAAGCTGCGTGACCGCAAGCTGCAGCGGGCGTTGCTGCAGTTCTTCAAGCCGGAGAACTACTTCGCGGTACGCGAAGCGCTGTTGGAGGCGGGCCGCAAGGACCTCATTGGCTCGGGTCCGGAGTGTCTGATTCCGGCTAACCCGCCCCGCGAAGCGCGGATGGCGCGGATGCGGGCAGCGGCCAAGTCGTTGGGCGAGGGGCGCTATGTTCATACCATCGCCAATCCGTCCCAAGGGGAGCCACCCGATGGTTGCGGCTCCGGTGAGTTCAAGCCGACCGGCTACCGACCGGGGCGAACGTCGGCGAAGCGGCGGCAAGACCGGAAAAAAAGGGGGGCAGGCCGCGCTCGGCTCTCCTGA
- a CDS encoding metal-sensitive transcriptional regulator codes for MMSEAAEANPYCEEVRRDLHGRLSKAEGQLRGVGRMIDDQRPVGEVLQQLASIRSAVKGITKAVMRSYLERRAVEIVKTGDPKAIDAMLETLIKFVKE; via the coding sequence ATGATGAGCGAGGCCGCTGAAGCCAATCCGTACTGCGAGGAGGTCCGCCGCGACCTCCACGGCCGTTTGAGCAAGGCCGAAGGGCAACTTCGCGGGGTTGGGCGGATGATCGACGATCAACGTCCAGTGGGCGAGGTACTCCAGCAGCTCGCCAGCATCCGTTCGGCCGTCAAGGGGATCACCAAGGCCGTGATGCGGTCCTATCTGGAACGTCGCGCTGTCGAGATCGTCAAGACCGGCGATCCCAAAGCAATCGACGCGATGCTCGAGACGCTGATCAAGTTCGTCAAGGAGTGA
- a CDS encoding ABC transporter permease: MRAFDPDLLPVVALTLRVTVSALVIAAVVGIPAGVWLGLARFPGKRVLTALVYTGMALPPVVVGLLTYMLLSRSGPLAFLEWLFTPNAMILAQTVMALPLVAGLVMGAVASVPHDLVLQVRSLGATPWQVRWTILREVRVAVLFALLVAFGRIVSEVGAAYMVGGNIQGYTRVLSTAVMMETGKGDFGVALALGGWLMVLALTVNLAAMRLQGRLA; this comes from the coding sequence GTGCGGGCGTTTGATCCCGACCTTTTGCCGGTCGTCGCGTTGACCCTGCGGGTGACAGTGTCGGCGTTGGTCATCGCGGCGGTGGTCGGGATTCCGGCGGGGGTGTGGCTGGGATTGGCCCGGTTTCCCGGGAAGCGGGTGCTGACGGCGCTAGTGTACACCGGGATGGCCTTGCCGCCGGTGGTCGTCGGATTGCTGACCTACATGCTCCTCTCCAGAAGCGGGCCGCTGGCCTTTCTCGAATGGCTGTTCACACCTAATGCCATGATCCTAGCCCAGACGGTTATGGCCCTACCGCTGGTCGCCGGATTAGTGATGGGGGCGGTCGCCTCGGTGCCACACGACTTGGTCCTTCAGGTTCGGAGTCTGGGGGCGACGCCGTGGCAAGTGCGTTGGACCATTCTACGCGAGGTGCGGGTCGCCGTCCTCTTCGCCTTGTTGGTAGCCTTCGGGCGGATCGTCAGCGAGGTTGGGGCGGCCTACATGGTTGGCGGCAACATCCAGGGATACACACGGGTTTTATCTACGGCCGTCATGATGGAAACCGGCAAAGGGGATTTCGGCGTGGCTTTGGCGCTGGGGGGATGGCTGATGGTGCTGGCCCTGACCGTGAACCTGGCGGCGATGCGGCTTCAGGGGAGGTTGGCGTGA
- a CDS encoding ABC transporter ATP-binding protein: MSDQPAYRLENLTVAVGSRVVLDLPAFEVVHGEVLCLVGPPGSGKSTLLRILAGLDSPNAGVAWLRGQRFDRKAPATLKRTVTLMFQRPLLLTGTVRSNVGYGLRLRGVSDWRAKAMTMLERVHLKHLADRPATAISGGEAQLVALARALAFGPEVLLLDEPTNNLDPARVALVEEVVLADHQERGTTVVWATHNHFQARRVGDRVALLLEGKVIETAPATEFFECPCDLRTAAFVQGKMVY, encoded by the coding sequence GTGAGTGACCAACCGGCCTACCGCCTTGAGAATCTGACCGTCGCGGTTGGGTCGCGTGTGGTTCTGGATTTGCCTGCGTTCGAGGTGGTCCACGGCGAGGTGTTGTGCCTGGTCGGGCCGCCGGGATCGGGCAAAAGCACCCTTTTGCGAATCCTCGCCGGGCTCGACTCGCCCAACGCAGGTGTCGCCTGGCTGCGGGGCCAACGGTTCGACCGGAAGGCCCCCGCGACCCTGAAACGCACAGTCACCCTCATGTTCCAGCGGCCCTTGCTCCTGACCGGCACGGTGCGCTCGAACGTGGGATACGGTCTCAGGCTCCGAGGCGTGTCCGACTGGAGAGCCAAAGCCATGACAATGCTCGAACGGGTTCACCTCAAACATTTAGCGGATCGACCGGCGACAGCCATCTCCGGAGGCGAGGCGCAGCTGGTCGCGCTGGCCCGCGCCCTGGCGTTCGGCCCGGAAGTGCTGCTGCTCGATGAACCGACCAACAACCTCGACCCGGCCCGCGTGGCGCTAGTGGAGGAGGTGGTGCTGGCCGACCACCAAGAGCGGGGAACCACGGTGGTGTGGGCGACCCACAACCACTTCCAAGCCCGACGAGTCGGCGACCGCGTCGCGCTGCTCCTGGAGGGCAAGGTGATCGAAACCGCCCCGGCGACCGAGTTCTTCGAGTGCCCTTGCGACCTACGTACAGCCGCGTTCGTTCAAGGGAAAATGGTGTACTAA
- a CDS encoding substrate-binding domain-containing protein encodes MRIIVFFLLFLVGFFGNGCVDSSPTSFIVATTTSTRDTGLFEELLPVFQAKTGIEPRVVAVGTGQALEIGRRGDADVLLTHDPDGEQRFVAEGFGTSRMLVMSNDFVLVGPVDDPAGVGGATSGADAFLRIARKQAVFVSRGDESGTHRKEKATWALAGLEPSGDWYVRSGQGMGAVLRMADEKRGYTLSDKGTFLAQRDKLSLAVVYTGDPTWTNQYAVVPVNPARHPHVKHDLAERFAEFLVSDEGQRLIAEFGRAKYGEPLFRANSPRAGGGP; translated from the coding sequence ATGCGAATCATTGTGTTTTTCCTTCTTTTTCTTGTCGGCTTCTTTGGGAACGGTTGCGTTGACTCATCTCCAACGAGCTTCATCGTGGCCACCACCACCAGTACTCGCGACACCGGCTTGTTCGAGGAACTCCTGCCCGTGTTTCAGGCGAAGACCGGCATCGAGCCGCGGGTGGTGGCGGTCGGGACCGGCCAGGCGCTGGAGATCGGACGGCGGGGCGACGCCGACGTTCTGCTCACCCACGACCCGGACGGTGAGCAGCGGTTTGTAGCCGAGGGGTTTGGCACGTCACGGATGCTGGTGATGTCCAACGATTTCGTGCTAGTCGGGCCGGTGGACGATCCGGCCGGTGTCGGCGGGGCGACGTCGGGAGCCGACGCATTTCTTCGGATCGCGCGGAAGCAGGCCGTGTTCGTTTCGCGCGGCGACGAATCCGGCACACACCGCAAGGAGAAGGCGACGTGGGCGTTGGCTGGCCTCGAGCCGTCCGGCGACTGGTATGTGCGCTCCGGTCAAGGCATGGGGGCCGTGCTGAGGATGGCCGACGAGAAACGCGGCTATACCCTTTCCGACAAAGGGACGTTCTTAGCCCAGCGTGACAAGTTGAGCCTTGCTGTAGTGTACACAGGTGATCCCACATGGACGAATCAGTACGCGGTCGTTCCGGTGAACCCCGCGCGGCATCCGCATGTGAAGCATGACCTTGCCGAGAGATTCGCCGAGTTCCTGGTCTCGGACGAGGGCCAGCGTCTCATTGCCGAATTTGGCCGGGCGAAATATGGAGAGCCGCTCTTCCGGGCGAACTCGCCGAGGGCAGGAGGCGGCCCGTGA
- a CDS encoding energy-coupling factor transporter transmembrane component T: MTDHPPPLPSRTRFAVLKVCYLLAVTAAVFVVPAVEATRPARWWVVPGLLLLQAAILIGCGVEGRDLLRPLGRLKWLFVVLLACYAFLPGEDERAVAVWRAIPIAGWTWWVNLGGLALAALMCLQILTVLLASAVVRLTGPGTDLVVGLRFLGLPKLFVYPLDLVLAHLGGARCPRARGGGGGRGRRGVGGGRAAAETLAPGFFSVLRGLTRGDVAAFTTAIQKALDDARRQVEENAGEPLDPQFANDAAVIAGVGLVMVGFKMLKLLPGVPIASGHKTLLLFPLYLLAARRTHTRWGGTAAGSVMGVVGFLQGDGRFGVLDILKHVTPGLLIDLTKPVVERLPERAWVYGVLGLLAGVARLTTELAVLCLLGTRAEVYIILGVKLVPTLLAGALGGVVAVAVLRVFPNDPDQPPNESDGQPKSAVELVAVTHQHENAKENG; the protein is encoded by the coding sequence GTGACGGACCACCCTCCGCCCCTCCCCAGCCGGACCCGCTTCGCGGTGTTGAAGGTGTGTTACCTGCTGGCGGTGACTGCCGCGGTGTTTGTCGTGCCGGCCGTCGAGGCGACCCGCCCGGCCCGCTGGTGGGTCGTGCCCGGTCTCCTGCTTCTCCAGGCCGCGATCTTGATTGGTTGCGGGGTCGAGGGGCGGGATCTCTTGAGGCCGCTGGGTCGATTGAAGTGGCTGTTCGTCGTGCTGCTCGCTTGCTACGCCTTCTTGCCGGGCGAGGATGAACGCGCTGTCGCTGTCTGGCGGGCGATTCCCATCGCGGGGTGGACGTGGTGGGTGAACCTCGGCGGCCTCGCCCTCGCTGCGCTGATGTGCCTACAAATCCTGACTGTCTTGCTGGCATCAGCCGTCGTGCGTTTAACCGGACCGGGAACCGATCTCGTTGTCGGGTTGCGCTTCCTGGGATTGCCGAAGCTGTTCGTTTACCCGCTCGATCTGGTGCTGGCTCACCTTGGCGGCGCACGGTGTCCAAGAGCGAGGGGCGGCGGAGGAGGCCGTGGCCGTAGAGGCGTTGGAGGAGGACGCGCAGCCGCCGAGACACTCGCGCCTGGATTCTTTTCGGTGCTGAGGGGACTCACGCGGGGCGACGTGGCGGCCTTCACGACGGCGATTCAAAAGGCCCTCGACGACGCCCGCCGCCAGGTCGAAGAGAACGCGGGGGAACCGCTTGACCCCCAGTTCGCCAACGACGCGGCCGTCATCGCCGGCGTCGGGTTGGTGATGGTCGGGTTCAAGATGCTCAAACTGCTGCCGGGTGTTCCAATCGCTAGCGGACACAAGACGCTGCTGCTGTTCCCGCTCTATCTGCTGGCAGCGCGACGGACCCACACCCGTTGGGGCGGGACGGCGGCCGGCTCGGTTATGGGGGTCGTCGGGTTCCTCCAGGGGGACGGGCGTTTCGGCGTCCTAGACATTCTCAAGCATGTGACTCCAGGGTTGTTGATCGACTTGACAAAACCAGTAGTAGAGCGTTTGCCCGAGCGGGCGTGGGTCTACGGCGTCCTGGGGTTGCTAGCGGGCGTTGCCCGCCTGACGACCGAACTCGCCGTGCTGTGCCTCCTAGGCACGCGGGCCGAAGTCTACATCATTCTCGGAGTGAAGTTGGTTCCGACGCTCCTAGCCGGAGCCCTCGGCGGCGTAGTCGCCGTGGCGGTCCTCCGAGTCTTTCCTAACGATCCCGATCAACCGCCGAACGAGTCCGACGGCCAACCCAAGTCGGCGGTCGAGCTGGTCGCCGTCACCCATCAACATGAGAATGCAAAGGAGAACGGATGA